CACACACCGTGACACACTGCTAATTTGCTTTGACTGCAGGGTAGGTTGGCACAACATGTAGGTTGGTTGGGGTTATATTTTCTACCAGATTACATGCATGAAGAATGGAAATGGCAAAATGGTCAGACCTTTTTAGTTTTTAACCTATAGATAACAAACCAGGGAGAAAGTAGTTGAAATATACATGATAATATATCTGACAGCTaataacattttacagtttaataTCCCTCCAtgcaaaactgtttttaaaacataaatgaatcaGGAGCAGGTCGTGTTAGAGCGTCCCCTAGTGTGTCAAATGCATTGTGACATTTGCCCCTGCAGTCAACCTGTCTGTCATTTCTAATTGACGTGAAGAGCAGGACGACTAGTTAGACATGACTGAGTGCATCTAGTTTTGGGATAAGTGTAATTCTTGAAGTGTGATGACATGAGAAATAACTCCTTTGTTATGTTTCAATATGTTTCCATATATTACCTCGTTTGGGGTAGCTGCTCTGTTGTTGGCCAGCTCATTGCGGTCCAGCGCGCTCCAACCAGAAGTCAGGTAATCAGTGCTCTTGGCGTTATTCTGTTGGGCTGACATTACCGGACTGCACGGCTTGAGGAACATGAAGTCACTTTTGGACGATTCCGGCGTCAGGCACATTTTGTAGCAATAGACCTGAGGAAGCGCGCCGCTGCTGTTCGCCTCCGCGCAGCCGGACGCGCCCGCGGACATCCGAGCGTTCAGGTTCGACTTTTTGAACACCTCTGTGGTGGTGGATGTTTCTGAGcgagggcagcagcagcagcagcacccgCTGATGGAGGGGAagctggagtctctgctggacGCTCTGCCCTTCAGTCTCCGCACTGCAACCAGGACGATGATAGCCACCAGGAACGCGAAGGAGATCGCGCCCAGGGACACGATTAAGTACAGGGTGAAGTTGGAGCTGTGATGCGGGCTTAGTGACAGGTCACCCAAATCGGGATGCGAATCTGGCAGGCTGTCAACCACTGACAGAATGATGGAAACTGTGGCCGAGAGGGGTGGCTGACCATTGTCCTTCACGAGAATGACCAGTCTGTGCCTCGTGGGGTCTTTCTCCACCAACTGGCGTATTGTCCTGATTTCGCCTGTGTACAGAGCGATGCTGAACAAGCTCGGGTCTGTTGCTTGGAGCATCTGATAGAAAAGACGCGAGTTTTGACCTGCGTCTGCGTCCACCGCTCTGATTTTGGTGACAAGGTGACCGGCGTCCACAGATCTGGGCACCGCTTCGCTCGGTGCCGTGCCGTTTTGCGCAACCGGCGACACAATGACAGGCGCGTTGTCGTTCTGgtccaaaataaatatattcacCGAAACGTTGTTGTTCAGGGGCGGAAAACCGGCGTCTTGAGCTTGGACTGTCACCTGAAAGTTTTTAAGCTGCTCGTGGTCAAAGGATCTCAGCGCGTAAATGTTCCCGTTGTCTGAGTTAATGGACACATATGTGGACACGGGCATTCCCTGTATGTCACCTTCCAGTATAGAGTAGGAGAGGTAAGCGTTTTGACCAGAGTCTGGATCCAGTGCGGTCACCGAGCAAATGGACGCTCCCGGCGCGTTATTCTCAGTTAAATACACAGTATAGGAGGGCTGTTTGAAGTGAGGCGCGTTATCGTTCACATCAGACACTTGGACCAAAATAGTTTTCCGAGTGAACAAAGGCGGAGAGCCCATATCGCGGGCGGTGAGGGTGATGTTGTACTCGGCgattgtctctctgtccagaaAGTCACAAGTCACTAATGTGTAGTAGTTCTTAAAGGATGAGTGGAGCTGGAATGGGACGTGATGGGGGATCTCACAGTCCACGTTCCCGTTTTCACCCGAGTCTTTGTCCATGACGCTGATGACGGCTATCACCGTTCCCGGGGGCGCGTCCTCCTGCACAGGTGTGGACACCGATGTCAGGATCACTTCTGGGAGGTTGTCGTTTTTATCCAACACGTTCACCAGCACTTTGCAGTGAACTGCCACAGCGGAGGGGCCTTTATCTTTAGCCTGAATATAAATTTCATGCATCCTGGCTTTTTCATAATCTATCACTCCTTTGACTTTGATCTCCCCCGTGCGCGAGTCTACGCTGAAAAGCTGGCGCACTTTGATGGGAGCGTGGCCGCTAAATGAGTAGATAATATCAGCGTTGGGACCCTCGTCTAAATCGGACGCGTTTAGTTTTATAACAACCGTGCCTTTCGGTGCGTTTTCACCAAGCCTCACTCTGTAAAACGACTGGTCAAACACAGGCGCGTTATCATTTGCGTCCAAAACTGTGATATCAATTTGCGCAGTGCCGGATCTCTCCGGCGCGCCTCCGTCCACCGCGGTCAGGACCATTTGATGCgcactctgctgctctctgtccagTGGATTTTGTAGGACTAATTCTGCAAATTTACTGCCATCACTGCGCGTTTGTATATCCAAAAGGAAATGCTCGTTGACACTCAGCAAATAGGTGCGGAGCGAGTTGGATCCGACGTCCAAGTCCTGTGCGCTCTCAAGTGGGAAGCGGGATCCTGGCGCAGCGGACTCCGATATGTCCAAATTAAACTCGGTCCACGGGAAACTAGGAGAGTTGTCGTTCACGTCCAGAATTTCCATCTCTACCCTGTACAGCTCCAGAGGGTTTTCTATGACCACTTGCAAGTGAAAAGAGCAGGACAAACTCTGCTCGCATAGTTCTTCACGGTCTATTCGCTCATTGACAAATAAAACTCCATTTTCCAAATTTACCTCCACATATTGCTTCTTGGCACCTGAGACTATCCGAAATCTGCGCGCAGAGAGCTTGTCCAAATCCAAGCCCAGGTCCTCTGCAATGTTGCCAACAAAAGCCCCATGCTCCAGTTCCTCGGGGATTGAGTATCGAATCTGTCCACAGACTGCATCCAAGAAACAAGTGAACAGCGCAAAACGGCACGCCACACGCCATCTCCCGTGTAGTCTTCTCTTCGCCTCTTGTGTGTCCATCTGTAGGCTGGAGTGATGCCGCAACTCACACCAAGGACTGTGTCTGTAGTGGACTCATACAAGATGATTAAGGTAGAATTGTGCAAaacacagtgtggaaaaaacTTGACATTGGCGGGACTGGAACAGCGACTGTCTGCctgagagaaaggagaggggagagaaagggatgAGCAAGGGCTAGCCTATCTCAGATTAGTGTgcgttgtgtgtgtctgtgtgtgtgtgtgcgtgtttattaTTGGCCCTACTGTTCCAATACGGGGGGAAACGACATCTGCTCGGATAATCTTTCCTGCCTACTAGCCCGATCAAATTCATGTCACAGTCTCTAGGCTTTGACCGCAGGTCAAACGCACTTGATTCAATTTCTTCTgagtattttcatcattttgaacTGATATAGTTTAGCATAATCGGATCTAAACAAACCTTCCTGCAGCATAttcactctcactcacaaaACCCTTAGAAAGTTACAGTAGTGGACTGTTAATTCTTAATAATCAAGTTACTTTCATTTTTGGAAATGCTTTACTCCATagattattattgctattattgttattacacCATTATACTATGACTATTATTGGTACTATTACAAGGCAGGATAGAAAAAATTGAATGCaattttgtgtttgaattaaattcttcataaacatttaaataaactcATTCTAACAGCAACCTGGAACTGTGGAAGGAAATCAATGATCCATTAATTTTTGTTGTATGTAATTAAAGGAAGAGAGAATTTCAGTTGAACCTTaatgaaatcacagaaaaagagGAGCGGCGGCATCGACTCAAACCAGCTTTAAAGACCTCAGCTAATGAAAAAAGAATGATAGCAATCCCTCAGAAGAATACACGGGCTGTATTACAGCATcctcattaaaaaaagtaaacTCTATCTCTTCATTATAAAAGCAGTTACTATAAAAGGACTGTGAAGTGTTTATAGAGGAAAGTTATAGTGACTCTATGTACAAAATAGGTTTGAAGTCTGTAAATTATAAAACTGTCCTCAGGAAGCGCCTCAAATTCCCAGACAGCATCACAGTATCCTGGCAGGGAGTGCTCCTGTTTGAAACTGTTTTTCCTCCCCAGCATATTTCAGCGTATTAATACTCAAATAGAGCAGTTGTATCTGTTTACCATCCACCTTAATGCATGCTCCACCCGTTTGCTCTGAAAAACCCAGTTCCCCTggttaaaaactgaaaacacaatctGTCTGCAGGAatgaaactgcagcagatgGTGAGGTTTTCCATGGGCTCATGCTCTTTTTAATTAATGGAATGGAGATTAGAGGGCATTTTCCCTGGATCATTAGTGAACAGAGGAATTAAGACATTTTGTGAGGAATAATCCCAGGGCTATCCATGTGATGCACATGTGGTTTTCTCTCAGTGGTCACACTGACCTGCTTTTCACAGCCTAAGTGCATGGCATCACTTACGCACTGCAGAAACTAAGTAGCTGGGATAAGGGAACACAACCACCACATTTAGggatcaaaaatacaaaagagatTATCTCCCtgtcactctccctctctcgcacacacgtgcacgccAACACACACGctcgctctccctctgcccctctctccctcccactttCTCTCACTCAAGGGCAAAAGTAGAATATCAAACCCTTTGTCTTTAACtactttttcagcttttaaactGTAGGATTAGAACAGGTTAGCCTATATTCTGCAGCTTTTAACACTTAAGCGGTTTTCGTTAGGACAGTGTTGTGCATTCTGCCTAAATGGAAGACTGTCTGTCATATAACATGTCCTGAGTGCGACTAATTATTCTGAATTCTATTTAACCTCTTGTGAAGCATTACAGATGCCGTGCACCACCTGGTATGAAGAGCCAACAGCAAACTGACAGCGAGGACTTCTCACATGACTGACTGCTATGG
Above is a genomic segment from Chelmon rostratus isolate fCheRos1 chromosome 14, fCheRos1.pri, whole genome shotgun sequence containing:
- the LOC121617024 gene encoding protocadherin beta-15-like isoform X1, with the translated sequence MDTQEAKRRLHGRWRVACRFALFTCFLDAVCGQIRYSIPEELEHGAFVGNIAEDLGLDLDKLSARRFRIVSGAKKQYVEVNLENGVLFVNERIDREELCEQSLSCSFHLQVVIENPLELYRVEMEILDVNDNSPSFPWTEFNLDISESAAPGSRFPLESAQDLDVGSNSLRTYLLSVNEHFLLDIQTRSDGSKFAELVLQNPLDREQQSAHQMVLTAVDGGAPERSGTAQIDITVLDANDNAPVFDQSFYRVRLGENAPKGTVVIKLNASDLDEGPNADIIYSFSGHAPIKVRQLFSVDSRTGEIKVKGVIDYEKARMHEIYIQAKDKGPSAVAVHCKVLVNVLDKNDNLPEVILTSVSTPVQEDAPPGTVIAVISVMDKDSGENGNVDCEIPHHVPFQLHSSFKNYYTLVTCDFLDRETIAEYNITLTARDMGSPPLFTRKTILVQVSDVNDNAPHFKQPSYTVYLTENNAPGASICSVTALDPDSGQNAYLSYSILEGDIQGMPVSTYVSINSDNGNIYALRSFDHEQLKNFQVTVQAQDAGFPPLNNNVSVNIFILDQNDNAPVIVSPVAQNGTAPSEAVPRSVDAGHLVTKIRAVDADAGQNSRLFYQMLQATDPSLFSIALYTGEIRTIRQLVEKDPTRHRLVILVKDNGQPPLSATVSIILSVVDSLPDSHPDLGDLSLSPHHSSNFTLYLIVSLGAISFAFLVAIIVLVAVRRLKGRASSRDSSFPSISGCCCCCCPRSETSTTTEVFKKSNLNARMSAGASGCAEANSSGALPQVYCYKMCLTPESSKSDFMFLKPCSPVMSAQQNNAKSTDYLTSGWSALDRNELANNRAATPNELKYSNKDWTWTKNQRNSAYKRYSSANMEGTLSRHQKYDADGFSCSVAPHYWTWGNHMNDCKMSLQEGAAPNYSWAPKYTQPHSEPPDYQHNVYIPGTTSDYSTLKLAPRGELDVYNTFSTFGKKKRFISHYEQSFDGDDGLISNAIFK
- the LOC121617024 gene encoding protocadherin beta-15-like isoform X2, with the translated sequence MDTQEAKRRLHGRWRVACRFALFTCFLDAVCGQIRYSIPEELEHGAFVGNIAEDLGLDLDKLSARRFRIVSGAKKQYVEVNLENGVLFVNERIDREELCEQSLSCSFHLQVVIENPLELYRVEMEILDVNDNSPSFPWTEFNLDISESAAPGSRFPLESAQDLDVGSNSLRTYLLSVNEHFLLDIQTRSDGSKFAELVLQNPLDREQQSAHQMVLTAVDGGAPERSGTAQIDITVLDANDNAPVFDQSFYRVRLGENAPKGTVVIKLNASDLDEGPNADIIYSFSGHAPIKVRQLFSVDSRTGEIKVKGVIDYEKARMHEIYIQAKDKGPSAVAVHCKVLVNVLDKNDNLPEVILTSVSTPVQEDAPPGTVIAVISVMDKDSGENGNVDCEIPHHVPFQLHSSFKNYYTLVTCDFLDRETIAEYNITLTARDMGSPPLFTRKTILVQVSDVNDNAPHFKQPSYTVYLTENNAPGASICSVTALDPDSGQNAYLSYSILEGDIQGMPVSTYVSINSDNGNIYALRSFDHEQLKNFQVTVQAQDAGFPPLNNNVSVNIFILDQNDNAPVIVSPVAQNGTAPSEAVPRSVDAGHLVTKIRAVDADAGQNSRLFYQMLQATDPSLFSIALYTGEIRTIRQLVEKDPTRHRLVILVKDNGQPPLSATVSIILSVVDSLPDSHPDLGDLSLSPHHSSNFTLYLIVSLGAISFAFLVAIIVLVAVRRLKGRASSRDSSFPSISGCCCCCCPRSETSTTTEVFKKSNLNARMSAGASGCAEANSSGALPQVYCYKMCLTPESSKSDFMFLKPCSPVMSAQQNNAKSTDYLTSGWSALDRNELANNRAATPNEQLKYSNKDWTWTKNQRNSAYKRYSSANMEGTLSRHQKYDADGFSCSVAPHYWTWGNHMNDCKMSLQEGAAPNYSWAPKYTQPHSEPPDYQHNVYIPGTTSDYSTLKLAPRGELDVYNTFSTFGKKKRFISHYEQSFDGDDGLISNAIFK